DNA sequence from the Streptomyces sp. CA-210063 genome:
CGCGGGGCTGTGTCGATATGCGGCTCCGCCGCGTGGGCGCGACCAGCCCCCACCGGCGCGAGGCATGACCACAAACTGAGATAAGGGATACAGCCGACACCTCCTCCCGACCTATCGTTCGGTCCATGAATCCCGCCACGTACGAACTCGCCCAGGTCAACATCGCCCGCCTCAAAGCCCCCCTGGACTCCCCCCAGTTGAAGGACTTCGTCGACGCCCTGGACCCGGTGAACGCGGTGGCGGACACCTCGGACGGCTTCGTGTGGCGCCTGAAGAGCGACTCCGGCAACGCCACGGACATCCCCGTCCTCGGCGACGAGTGGCTGATCATCAACATGTCGGTATGGCGCGACGCCAACGCTCTGACGGCGTTCATGTACCAGGGACAGCACCGGGAACTGCTGTCCCGCAGGCGGGAGTGGTTCGAGCGCCTGGCCGAGGCGGTCACCACCCTGTGGTGGGTACCGGCCGGCCACCACCCCACCGTCGCCGAGGCGGAGGAACGCCTCCTCCACCTCCGGGCCCACGGCCCGACCCCCTACGCCTTCACCCTGCGCACGTCGTTCCCGGCGGGACCGGCGGAGCCAATCGCGGAGCCGGTCGCGGAGCCGATGGCCGACGCGGTCAGCCGATCGGCTTCCTGAGTTCGGACCGGATCCGGAGGGTGCGCTCGGCAAAGGCCGCCAGGTCCAGGTCCTCAGGGCTGTCGGCGGCATTGCCGGGAGTGATCTCCCCGATGATCGCCGCGGTGTTGCCGTCGTTCCAGCCACACATCGGCGCGAAGACCTCCGCGCCCCCGTTGTCCATGGTGATCACCTGACAGGTGACGGTCGTGTCCGCCCCGGCCGGCTCGAAGTCCTTGGGGGGTACGGCGAGGGTGAGCCCGTCGGTGCCGGCGGCGCCCTTCATCATCGTGTCCCGCGCCTCGTCGCTGTCCGTGAAGCGGCCGTAGACGCCCGAGACATTGAGTTGCCCCCCGCGGTCCGCGGGAGCGTACGTCGCGACGGCGGCGCGGACGTCACGGGCGCCCCACCCGCTCTCGGCCTCCTCCTTCAGCCCGCTTCCGGAGGAGTCGGAGAAGTCCCGCGTCAGCTCGTACCCGCCGTCGAGCAGGGTCTCGGGCAGCGTCAGCCGGTACTCGGCCTCGGGGAAGCCGCTGTCGGAGTCCGCCCCGACGACCACCCACGCGGTCGCGGCCACGACCAGCAGCCCGACGACCCCGCCCACGACCCCGAGAACGATCCCGACGCGGCTCCTCTTCGGCGGAGGCGGAGCCGGAGACGGAGGCGCAGGCGCAGGCAGAAGCGGGGGCTGCGGGGTGAGCGGCTCAGGAGGCTGAGGCAGGGACACGCCAGAACGCTACTGCACGGGCCCGCCGCCCGGTATCGACGTAGGCCCGCCGCCGGGGTGGACGGGTCGTCAACAAGTGCCGCGCAAGGGATTGACGGCCTTGCTGACAAGTAGTCTCATAACCGGTGACCGCCGGTAACTCCCTGAACTCCCGTACGAGGAGCTGCGACAGCCATGACTACGGTGCCCTCGGTGAACCCCGTGACCTCGTCGGACTCCCGGTCCGAAGCGGAGGTGCTGCGCGACGCGCTCGGGCTCCTCAAGGACCGGGAGCAGGTGGCCGAGCGGCTGCTCGTCTCCTCCGCGAAGCACTCCTTCGACCCGGACGAGGAGCTGGACTGGGACGCGCCCTTCGAGGCGGGCAAGTGGTTCTGGCCGCCGGAGCTGGTGTCCCTGTACGGAACGCCGCTGTGGCGGCGGATGCCGGAGGAACAGCGGATCGCGCTGTCCCAGCACGAGGCGGCGGCCCTGGCCTCCCTCGGCATCTGGTTCGAGATCATCCTGATGCAACTGCTCGTACGGCACATCTACGACAAGGCCGCGACCAGCGCGCACGTCCGCTACGCGCTGACCGAGATCGAGGACGAGTGCCGGCACTCGAAGATGTTCGCCCGGCTGATCAGCAAGGGCGACACCCCGTACTACCCGGTGAGCCGGCCGCACCACAACCTGGGCCGCCTCTTCAAGACGATCTCGACGACGCCCGGCTCCTTCACCGCGACCCTCCTCGGCGAGGAGATCCTCGACTGGATGCAGCGGCTGACCTTCCCCGACGAGCGGGTGCAGCCGCTCATCCGGGGCGTCACCCGCATCCATGTCGTCGAGGAGGCCCGGCACGTCCGCTACGCCCGTGAAGAGCTGCGCCGCCAGATGGTGACGGCCCCCCGCTGGTCCCGGAGCTTCACCCGCGTCACCTCCGGCGAGTTCGCCCGCGTCTTCGCCGTCGCCTTCATCAACCCGGAGGTCTACGCGAACGTCGGCCTCGACCAGCGGGTGGCTGTCGCCCAGGTACGGGCCAGCGGCCACCGCCGCGACATCATGCAGACCGGCGCGAAGCGGCTGACGGACTTCCTGGACGACATCGGGGTCCTCCAGGGTGTCGGACGGCGTATGTGGAGGTCGTCGGGGTTGCTGGCGTAGCCCTTCCCGGCCCGGCGCGTCAGGGGGTGGGGGTGCCTGTGTGTCGGCGGGTGCGGGTGGTGTGTGGTTGCTCGCGCAGTTTCCCGCGCCCCTGAAAAGACACGGCCCCTGCGGGCCGAAAAGCACGGGGCGCAGCCCCTGCTTTTCAGGGGCGCGGGGAACTGCGCGAGAAGCCCCACCGGACCCGCACCCGCCGACACACAGGCACCCCCACCCCCTGACGCGATCTCAACCCGACAACCCCCACGCCCCCCGACTACCCTCCGAGGTATGACGTCCGAGGCCCCCACCCGCGCGTACCGCCGACTGAGTGTGGAAGAGCGGCGCAGCCAGCTGCTGAACGCGGCGCTGGAACTGTTCGCGCACAACGCGCCGGAGGACGTCTCCCTCGACGACGTGGCGGAGGCGGCCGGGGTCTCCCGCCCCCTCGTCTACCGCTACTTCCCCGGCGGCAAGCAGCAGCTCTACGAGGCGGCCCTGCGCTCGGCCGCCGAGGAGCTGGAGCAGTGCTTCGACGAGCCGGCCGAGGGCCCCCTCACCAGACGCCTGTCCCGCGCCCTCGACCGCTATCTGACCTTCGTGGACGAGCACGACACCGGCTTCAGCGCCCTCCTCCAGGGCGGCAGCGTCGTGGAGACCTCCCGGGCGACCGCCATCGTGGACGGGGTCCGGCGGGCCGCCGCGGACCACATCATCCGGCATCTGGACGTGACCGAGCCCGGCCTCCGGCTGCGGATGACCGTCCGTATGTGGATCACCTCCGTCGAGGCGGCCTCCCTCATCTGGCTCGACGAGGGCAAGCGGCCGGACGTCGGCGAACTCCGCGACTGGCTCGTCGAACAGTTCGTCGCCTGCCTCCTCGCCACCGCCGGCCGCGACCCCCAGACCGCCGCCGTCATACGGCACGCCCTCGCCGTCGAGACCTCCGCCGGCGCCGTCGGCTCCCTGGCCCGCCGCGTCCTCCCCGTGGTCGGCGACGCCGCCCACCTGCTGTGACACTGGTCGGGTGAAGAGCCAAGACACCCCCTTCGTGGGCGGCCCCCTCGACGGGCGCGTCCTGCCCGTGCTGCTCGGCATCACCGGGCACCCCCCGAAGACGTACCGGATCCCCGTGCCCGACGCGGCCGGCGGCCCCCCGACCGTCCTCGTCTACCGCCGGGTCGACGCCGGCCGGGGCGGCTTCCTGCACCAGCTGTGGAAGTACGAGTACGCCCCCGACGCGGACCCCGGCCGACGCCTGAAGTGGCCCTGGTCCAAGCCGAACGGCGCGACCGGTCCCGACACCCGGGACACCCCGGACGGGCAATCCGCCACGCCGCCCGCGCAGCCGCGCCCCACCGACGAGTGACCCCCGGGCGCCGAACGGTCCACCCGGCGCGCGCCCGCCCCCCGCTCCCCCCATCCTGCCGATGCGAGGTGGACGGCCCACCCCCGCACCGGAGGTGATGACGTGTCA
Encoded proteins:
- a CDS encoding DUF3291 domain-containing protein, encoding MNPATYELAQVNIARLKAPLDSPQLKDFVDALDPVNAVADTSDGFVWRLKSDSGNATDIPVLGDEWLIINMSVWRDANALTAFMYQGQHRELLSRRREWFERLAEAVTTLWWVPAGHHPTVAEAEERLLHLRAHGPTPYAFTLRTSFPAGPAEPIAEPVAEPMADAVSRSAS
- a CDS encoding AurF N-oxygenase family protein — protein: MTTVPSVNPVTSSDSRSEAEVLRDALGLLKDREQVAERLLVSSAKHSFDPDEELDWDAPFEAGKWFWPPELVSLYGTPLWRRMPEEQRIALSQHEAAALASLGIWFEIILMQLLVRHIYDKAATSAHVRYALTEIEDECRHSKMFARLISKGDTPYYPVSRPHHNLGRLFKTISTTPGSFTATLLGEEILDWMQRLTFPDERVQPLIRGVTRIHVVEEARHVRYAREELRRQMVTAPRWSRSFTRVTSGEFARVFAVAFINPEVYANVGLDQRVAVAQVRASGHRRDIMQTGAKRLTDFLDDIGVLQGVGRRMWRSSGLLA
- a CDS encoding TetR/AcrR family transcriptional regulator codes for the protein MTSEAPTRAYRRLSVEERRSQLLNAALELFAHNAPEDVSLDDVAEAAGVSRPLVYRYFPGGKQQLYEAALRSAAEELEQCFDEPAEGPLTRRLSRALDRYLTFVDEHDTGFSALLQGGSVVETSRATAIVDGVRRAAADHIIRHLDVTEPGLRLRMTVRMWITSVEAASLIWLDEGKRPDVGELRDWLVEQFVACLLATAGRDPQTAAVIRHALAVETSAGAVGSLARRVLPVVGDAAHLL